In one Bacillus sp. Marseille-P3661 genomic region, the following are encoded:
- a CDS encoding chemotaxis protein: MSLNNKGILLESGTNELEIVEFGVANNKFGINVIKVKEIINPVPITVVPHAHPSVEGIISIRGEVLPVVNMATVLGFPVSSNPKQDKFIVCEFNQTKIVFHVHTVSQIHRISWKQIDKPSEMYSGLESQIIGVIKMNEEMVLLLDYEKIVVDINPQSGISVDQLKKLGPRERSNKSIIIAEDSALLRKLLEETLEQAGYGRLTFFENGQDALDYLEDLVNTGRNIENEVQLIITDIEMPKMDGHHLTKRIKDQAELSKLPVIIFSSLITDDLRHKGEMVGATAQVSKPEIVELVKLIDKYVL, from the coding sequence ATGAGCTTAAATAATAAAGGAATTTTACTAGAAAGCGGAACCAATGAATTAGAGATTGTTGAATTTGGTGTAGCAAATAATAAATTTGGAATAAATGTAATTAAGGTTAAAGAAATTATTAATCCTGTACCAATCACGGTTGTCCCTCATGCCCACCCATCAGTTGAGGGAATTATTTCAATTCGAGGTGAAGTACTGCCTGTAGTAAATATGGCTACCGTACTTGGATTTCCAGTATCAAGCAATCCGAAACAAGATAAATTCATTGTTTGTGAATTCAATCAAACAAAAATAGTTTTTCATGTTCATACCGTTTCGCAAATTCATCGTATTTCTTGGAAACAAATTGATAAGCCAAGCGAAATGTATTCAGGTTTGGAAAGCCAAATTATTGGAGTCATTAAGATGAACGAAGAAATGGTCCTTCTATTAGATTATGAAAAAATTGTTGTTGATATAAACCCACAATCAGGTATTAGTGTAGATCAGCTTAAGAAACTCGGACCACGTGAACGTTCAAATAAAAGTATTATCATTGCAGAAGACTCTGCGTTGTTAAGAAAACTTTTAGAGGAGACTTTAGAGCAAGCTGGTTATGGTCGACTTACATTCTTTGAGAATGGTCAGGATGCATTAGACTATCTAGAAGACCTAGTAAATACAGGGAGAAATATTGAGAACGAAGTCCAGTTAATTATTACCGATATTGAAATGCCAAAAATGGACGGCCATCATCTAACTAAACGAATTAAAGACCAAGCTGAATTAAGTAAATTACCTGTTATCATCTTTTCATCGCTAATAACAGATGACTTGCGCCACAAGGGGGAAATGGTAGGTGCAACAGCACAGGTAAGTAAACCTGAGATAGTTGAATTGGTTAAACTAATTGATAAATATGTACTTTAG
- a CDS encoding helix-turn-helix transcriptional regulator, giving the protein MEHDLLKPEEVAKLLKISKYTVYEMVKRGELKAIRIGRKMRFDPDSITQFTNKQHPVVNNQRDVSDQIPFEPLPSLTNKEPILFLGSHDHAVEELANTIRESDPSVPFFTGFIGSLDGLMNLYFGKADITGCHLFDEETGRYNVPLVKRIFPNEFIHIIHFVQRNIGWIVPRGNPKNLTSWDDLSRSDLKMVNRQKGAGTRILLDYQLKQRKIDRNSINGYEQIEQTHFSSASKVARGLADVALGTESAARTFGLDFVFLTKENYDFVMKQGFLESNYGQVFMKVLHSPSLKEKINRLGGYDVNNIGKIVKEDE; this is encoded by the coding sequence ATGGAACATGATCTGTTAAAACCTGAAGAAGTAGCTAAACTATTAAAAATCTCGAAATATACGGTATATGAAATGGTTAAACGAGGAGAATTAAAAGCAATAAGAATCGGAAGGAAAATGCGCTTTGATCCTGATTCGATTACTCAATTTACAAATAAACAACATCCTGTAGTTAATAATCAGCGGGATGTATCAGATCAGATTCCATTTGAACCATTACCCTCTCTTACTAATAAAGAGCCTATTTTGTTTTTAGGTAGCCATGATCATGCAGTAGAAGAGTTAGCAAATACTATAAGAGAGTCAGATCCTAGTGTTCCGTTTTTTACTGGATTTATTGGAAGTCTGGATGGACTTATGAATCTGTATTTTGGGAAAGCAGATATTACGGGCTGTCATTTGTTTGATGAAGAAACTGGACGTTACAATGTACCATTAGTTAAAAGGATTTTCCCAAATGAGTTCATACATATCATTCACTTTGTACAACGAAATATCGGTTGGATTGTGCCAAGAGGTAATCCTAAAAATCTTACATCATGGGATGATTTATCACGGTCGGATTTAAAGATGGTAAATCGCCAGAAAGGCGCTGGTACAAGAATACTATTGGACTATCAGCTAAAACAGCGAAAGATTGATCGCAATAGTATAAACGGTTATGAACAAATAGAACAAACACATTTCAGTTCCGCATCAAAGGTGGCAAGAGGTTTGGCAGATGTTGCTCTAGGAACAGAAAGTGCTGCCAGGACATTTGGATTAGACTTTGTCTTTCTAACGAAAGAAAACTATGATTTTGTTATGAAACAGGGTTTTTTAGAAAGTAACTATGGTCAAGTATTTATGAAAGTATTGCATTCTCCTAGTTTAAAAGAGAAGATTAACAGATTAGGCGGTTATGACGTAAATAACATTGGAAAAATAGTTAAGGAGGACGAATAA